One genomic segment of Cryptomeria japonica unplaced genomic scaffold, Sugi_1.0 HiC_scaffold_16, whole genome shotgun sequence includes these proteins:
- the LOC131860852 gene encoding leucoanthocyanidin reductase-like, translated as SVNKFLPLLNASATFKILVIGATGYIGRFVALAAVAAGHPTYALLRPTTAFDAAKEKCLHELKDSGVIIVYVYLNDHNSMVKAMQGIDVVISNVGGAQLTDQLNIVDAIKEIGTVKRFLPSEFGHDIDRDNPVEPGLSFYKEKRLIRRAVEAANIPYTYICCNSIAGWPYFYHTHPSELPPPQDQFEIYGDGNIKAYFVTGEDIGKYTIKAVEDVRTVNKIVHFRPPKNFLTLNELAAIWEKKIGKTLPRVCISEQDLLDLAKANNIPESIVASLTHDIFINGCQYNFKMEEPKDVEVCELYPEILYTTVQDFFDGYL; from the exons TAAAATACTAGTGATTGGAGCCACTGGTTATATTGGTCGCTTTGTTGCTCTTGCAGCTGTAGCTGCAGGCCATCCTACTTATGCTCTTCTAAGACCCACGACTGCATTTGATGCTGCCAAAGAAAAGTGCCTTCATGAATTGAAAGATTCTGGTGTTATCATTGTCTATGTAT ATTTAAACGATCACAATTCAATGGTAAAGGCCATGCAAGGCATCGATGTTGTCATTTCTAATGTAGGTGGCGCTCAACTTACAGATCAGCTCAACATTGTAGACGCCATTAAAGAAATTGGCACGGTTAAG agGTTTCTTCCTTCAGAATTTGGGCATGATATAGACAGAGACAATCCAGTGGAGCCGGGGCTAAGCTTTTACAAAGAAAAGAGACTTATTAGGAGGGCAGTAGAGGCAGCCAACATTCCATACACTTACATCTGCTGCAATTCCATTGCTGGCTGGCCTTACTTTTATCATACCCATCCCTCTGAGCTTCCTCCTCCCCAAGACCAGTTTGAAATCTATGGAGATGGAAACATCAAGG CATACTTTGTGACTGGGGAAGACATTGGGAAGTACACCATAAAGGCTGTGGAGGATGTCCGGACTGTTAACAAAATTGTGCATTTCAGACCACCCAAGAATTTTCTCACACTGAATGAGCTTGCAGCAATTTGggagaagaagattggaaaaacTCTTCCTCGGGTTTGTATCTCAGAACAAGATCTCTTGGACTTAGCCAAAG CCAACAATATTCCAGAGAGCATAGTGGCTTCCCTGACACATGACATCTTCATTAATGGGTGTCAATACAATTTTAAAATGGAAGAGCCCAAAGACGTGGAAGTTTGTGAGCTTTATCCAGAGATTCTCTACACTACAGTCCAAGATTTCTTCGATGGGTACCTTTGA